In one Poecilia reticulata strain Guanapo linkage group LG8, Guppy_female_1.0+MT, whole genome shotgun sequence genomic region, the following are encoded:
- the LOC103469196 gene encoding nuclear GTPase SLIP-GC-like yields the protein MSASLPELMMLSDVKNVMGFVLAKLHSQETKLNAFLQDKIRDLETDRRELVGVFGKTGAGKTSLINALIDERKLLPSGDVDACTSVMIKVEANMYNTKYEAHIEFITKEEWKDELWSMSQYLGNTPDQKKDDEDDDYQDVAEKLSALYGEEWKEKSSEQLMDPKYFKEIPEFLQSTIKKLSCETAKELSAKMIKYTRTESNHGGERGIKRWYWPLVKCVTVKVPHDFPQHITLVDLPGNGDRNKSRDTMWKGIVGNCSTVWIVTEINRAASEKESWEILKSVSSLLGNGGECRNIHFICTKSDVIEDSTDHSSDLQDSILRRNNKAKEAVRRQFNKLKKIKKHFSDDSFKVYTVSSKEFLKPKVISAENTEIPKLQDVLQNLNDSHSETLNYVSGALGILSLIHGARLKKEPERNEELCKKLERDIALHLDQIQKAIEKAYLVFETCLREGVERSKSSCEKKLHNFLFPRGNEGGYHATLKSVFKNGGLSKTKKGKQINLNMKLTSFLTDSIDEEFRKTFPNERKCGPFNGVIDKFSLDTENLKEKYKDVTLQLIFLQTEEERIKKQLIKHIRDQKKIMYNSLTDTIEKSMQECYKTAAGYSGSGMLKKMRRTLSRHVYESKDTMFAKAKNVMLNHLLSLRVEILKTMKDTLNNSIDLSLRTDGQSIPDVSAELVMVKKIYNKLKNSSN from the exons AATTAATGATGCtgtctgatgtgaaaaatgtaatggGATTTGTTCTTGCTAAACTACACAGTCAGGAAACAAAGCTGAATGCTTTCCTACA GGATAAAATCAGGGATCTGGAGACAGACAGAAGAGAACTTGTTGGTGTTTTTGGTAAAACTGGAGCTGGAAAGACCAGTTTGATAAACGCTCTCATTGACGAGAGGAAACTTTTGCCATCTGGAGATGTTGATGCATGTACTTCAGTCATGATTAAGGTGGAGGCGAACATGTATAACACAAAGTATGAGGCACATATTGAATTTATCACAAAAGAG gaATGGAAAGATGAGTTGTGGTCAATGAGTCAGTATCTAGGGAATACTCCAGATCAGAAAAAAGATGACGAGGATGATGATTATCAGgatgttgctgaaaagctgtCGGCACTCTATGGAGAGGAATGGAAAGAGAAATCTTCTGAACAACTAATGGACCcgaaatatttcaaagaaatacCAGAATTCCTTCaatctacaataaaaaaactgtcatGCGAAACA GCTAAAGAGCTATCTgctaaaatgattaaatatacAAGAACTGAATCAAATCATGGAGGAGAAAGAGGCATAAAGAGGTGGTATTGGCCTCTCGTGAAGTGTGTGACTGTCAAAGTGCCACACGATTTTCCCCAACACATCACTCTTGTGGATCTTCCTGGAAATGGAGACCGTAACAAGAGCAGAGATACAATGTGGAAAGGG attgttGGAAACTGCTCTACTGTGTGGATTGTCACTGAAATCAACAGAGCAGCATCAGAGAAAGAATCCTGGGAAATCTTGAAGAGTGTCAGTAGTCTCCTAGGAAATGGTGGGGAGTGCAGAAACATTCACTTTATCTGCACAAAATCTGATGTTATTGAAGACTCGACTGATCA CTCATCTGACCTTCAGGACTCAATCCTaagaagaaacaacaaagcaaaggaAGCGGTGCGCAGACAATTTAACAAGCTAAAAAAGATTAAG AAACACTTCAGTGATGACTCTTTCAAAGTGTACACAGTGAGCTCCAAGGAGTTTCTGAAACCAAAGGTTATCAGTGCAGAGAACACTG AAATCCCCAAGCTTCAGGATGTTTTGCAAAATCTCAATGACAGTCACTCAGAGACACTGAACTATGTTTCTGGAGCTCTTGGGATTCTCTCCTTGATTCATGGAGCCAGGTTAAAAAAAGAG CCTGAAAGAAACGAAGAACTATGTAAAAAGCTTGAGAGAGACATAGCCCTTCATCTCGATCAAATCCAAAAAGCAATTGAAAAAGCTTACCTGGTTTTTGAAACATGCCTGCGTGAAGGGGTTGAACGATCTAAAAGCTCATGTGAAAAAAAGCTgcataacttcctgtttcctcgG GGAAACGAGGGTGGTTATCATGCAACATTGAAGAGTGTTTTCAAAAATGGTGGACTATCCAAAAccaaaaagggaaaacaaataaacctcAACATGAAACTCACTTCGTTCCTGACTGACAGCATTGATGAGGAATTCAGAAAGACCTTCCC AAATGAACGAAAATGTGGTCCATTCAATGGAGTCATTGATAAGTTTTCACTGGACACTGAAAATCTGAAGGAAAAGTACAAAGATGTGACGCTGCAGCTAATCTTTCTGCAGACAGAG GAGGAAAGAATTAAGAAGCAGCTCATCAAACACATCAGagaccaaaagaaaataatgtacAACAGCCTGACAGATACAATTGAGAAGTCTATGCAAGAGTGCTACAAGA ctgcagcaggataCTCGGGTTCTGGTATGCTGAAAAAAATGAGACGAACTCTATCAAGACATGTTTATGAATCAAAGGACACCATGTTTGCTAAGGCTAAAAACGTCATGTTGAACCACCTGCTGAGCTTAAGG gtggaaattttgaaaacaatgaaGGATACATTGAACAACTCCATTGACCTCTCACTCAGGACAGATGGTCAATCAATTCCAG ATGTTTCAGCAGAACTCGTAATGGTAAAGAAAATCTACAATAAGCTTAAGAACAGCTCAAATTAG
- the LOC103469316 gene encoding nuclear GTPase SLIP-GC-like: protein MDDYVRDKLCQWGLRNXIYRFKDQEIDTESFFGLEDEDIKDLIXKVGLRVRFKRRLKALKQQQHKQNQXTZFVPSEEMETSSYLNEFSASTSGTAKRKLDPEFESSEEKPAAKRGAVPFSEPSILSDVQKLMVHIHSKLLQQDNNKLNNFLNFFQAEMLSEGIAKYTKNDSNQEEGKKXKRYWPLVKCVTVKXPKIDLLQHVTLVDLPGNGDRNKSRDQMWKEIVGKCSTVWIVAXITRAAAEKESWEILKRTASLMGNGGECQNIHFICTKSDHFEDFQRHTAEDRLNLILDRNVXTKVAVKAEFXKLYNVQKHFNEDNFEVFTVSSKEFLVGELKEHSEIPKLQKVLQDLNDCHSETLNYVSGAYGILSLIQGTSLRGXDGKTEDVYDELEKNKNSQLELIRKSLDETYSVFKKCLNEGVEKSKSSCEKTLKNVLHPSRSGRASWRTLKCVVQNGGMYKPKNKTEINLNMKLTLPLANSIDEEFRKTFPTKGKNGPFNGVINKFSLDTEKLNKKYSGVDLLLNFLKTEEEKIQSELNKMIRDRKKTVYNSLTKTIEESMQECYKKAAGFSKADTLKNIRETIETHVKKSKDAMFDXAKDVMLTQLKSLEDDILDTVKSTMEECLELSFRTXDHSIPDVSAELEMVEKLYDELKRNTKDKMQ from the exons ATGGATGATTATGTTCGTGACAAACTATGTCAATGGGGACTAAGAAACYGGATATACAGATTTAAAG atcAAGAAATCGACACTGAAAGCTTCTTTGGTCTGGAAGATGAAGACATCAAGGACTTGATTMCAAAAGTTGGACTAAGGGTTCGATTCAAGAGGAGACTCAAGGCTTTGAAG caacaacaacacaagCAAAATCAGRAGACASAGTTTGTCCCCTCAGAA GAGATGGAAACCTCGAGCTACTTGAATGAA tttTCAGCTTCAACAAGTGGTACAG CAAAGAGAAAGCTGGACCCTGAGTTTGAGTCCAGTGAAGAGAAACCAGCTGCAAAGCGTGGAGCAGTGCCGTTTTCAG aaCCAAGTATATTGTCTGATGTTCAAAAGTTAATGGTGCACATCCATAGCAAACTGCTCCAACAGGACAacaacaagctcaataatttcctgAA TTTTTTCCAGGCTGAAATGCTCTCTGAAGGAATTGCCAAGTACACAAAAAATGATTCAAACCAAGAAGAAGGCAAAAAGYTTAAGAGGTATTGGCCTTTGGTGAAGTGTGTGACTGTCAAAGYGCCAAAGATTGATCTTCTTCAGCATGTTACTCTGGTGGACCTTCCTGGAAATGGAGACCGTAACAAGAGCAGAGATCAAATGTGGAAGGAG ATTGTTGGAAAATGTTCCACCGTTTGGATTGTGGCTGSTATCACCCGAGCAGCAGCGGAAAAAGAAAGCTGGGAGATTTTGAAACGTACTGCTAGTCTCATGGGAAACGGTGGCGAGTGCCAGAACATTCACTTTATCTGCACCAAGTCTGACCATTTTGAAGATTTTCAACGTCA CACAGCAGARGACCGTCTGAACCTGATACTTGACAGAAACGTGARGACCAAGGTAGCAGTCAAAGCTGAATTCMAAAAGCTATACAATGTGCAG AAACACTTCAATGAAGATAATTTTGAAGTGTTCACAGTGAGCTCTAAGGAGTTTCTGGTAGGAGAACTGAAAGAGCACTCTG AAATACCCAAGCTTCAGAAAGTTTTGCAAGATCTGAATGACTGTCACTCTGAAACATTAAACTATGTTTCTGGAGCTTATGGGATTCTTTCTTTAATTCAAGGGACCAGTTTAAGAGGGAYG GATGGCAAAACTGAAGATGTCTATGATGAacttgagaaaaacaaaaactctcagCTTGAACTAATCCGAAAATCACTGGATGAGACAtactcagtttttaaaaaatgcttgaaTGAAGGTgttgaaaaaagcaaaagttcCTGTGAAAAAACTTTGAAGAATGTCCTGCATCCTTCA cgGTCCGGCCGTGCCTCCTGGCGGACACTGAAATGTGTCGTCCAAAACGGTGGCATGTACAAACCCAAAAATAAgacagaaattaatttaaacatgaagCTTACATTACCCTTGGCTAATAGCATTGATGAGGAGTTCAGAAAGACCTTCCC AACTAAAGGAAAAAATGGTCCATTCAATGGTGTGATCAACAAGTTTTCACTTGACACTGAAAAGCTAAACAAGAAATACAGTGGTGTGGACCTGCTGCTGAACTTTCTGAAGACAGAG GAAGAAAAGATTCAGTCAGAGTTGAACAAAATGATTCGTGATCGCAAGAAAACAGTGTACAACAGTTTAACGAAAACAATTGAGGAAAGCATGCAAGAGTGCTACAAGA AGGCTGCTGGTTTTTCAAAAGCTGACACATTGAAAAACATMAGGGAAACAATTGAAACCCATGTCAAAAAATCAAAGGACGCCATGTTTGACRAGGCTAAAGATGTTATGTTGACTCAACTCAAGAGCTTGGAG GATGATATCCTGGACACGGTGAAGAGTACCATGGAGGAATGTTTGGAGCTCTCATTCAGGACTGWTGACCACTCAATTCCAG atGTTTCAGCWGAGCTTGAAATGGTGGAGAAACTATATGATGAActgaagagaaacacaaaggacAAAATGCAGTAA
- the LOC103469315 gene encoding nuclear GTPase SLIP-GC-like produces the protein MDTFVCDKLNQWGLSEFIEIFKDQGVDTENLYCLEDEDINKLITKVGPRAWFKKRLKQLKEEENTNGEKEVCPKSCQEQNKDATDLTKILPSTSNTAKRKLDLQEESNIKKPKRQNKRSQFTESMILSDAKNIMTHVHAKLQNQETTDLNEFLMTKIRDLETDKRELVGVFGKTGAGKTSLINAVIGVKKLLPSGDVDACTSVMIKVEANALNSNYEAEIEFINKEEWEDELGSVDRFLEDDEDQEKHDDDEENDGYHDLIEKLTALYGEEWKQKSSQQLMDNRYFREIPEFJQSTKKILTYESAIELSAKMLKYTKQGEDKDIKRWYWPLVKCVTVKVPQNNFLQHVTLVDLPGNGDRNKSRDSMWKKIVGNCCTVWIVSEINRAASDRESWEILKSASNFLGNGGECRYIHFICTKSDVLGDLHDXSPADVQALILNRNLKAKEAVGKEFNKLNKIKKYFSNECFKVFTVSSAEFLKPKNLKLEDTEIPELQXFLQNLNDSHSVTLNYISGAQGILSLIQGXNLKKVADCYKVVCDDLEANLNCQLYGIRDEMCDIYSTFIKCLDEGVETSKSSCKNILRFFLYPTGKSESAQYYILTSVVKNGGIHKPKKGKEINXNMKLTSFLSKSIDEEFRKTFSNEGNYGPFNGVINKFSLDTEKLKPKYXDAGLQLTFLKTEEEKIKTKLNKMIRDNKKVIYMSLTKTVEEIMKECYEEAAEFRGXNTLQNIRQTIQHHVHNFQNSMFEKAKNVMLDLLLKLMVYVSTELGMVQKLCEELNSSMDA, from the exons ATGGATACCTTTGTATGTGACAAACTAAACCAGTGGGGTCTCAgtgagtttattgaaatatttaaag ATCAAGGGGTTGACACAGAGAACCTTTATTGTCTTGAGGATGAAGATATTAACAAGCTGATAACAAAAGTGGGACCGAGAGCATGGTTCAAAAAGAGACTCAAACAGTTAAAG gaAGAAGAAAATACTAATGGTGAAAAAGAAGTTTGTCCTAAATCA TGCCaagagcagaataaagatgcaactGATTTGACAAAG ATTTTACCCTCCACGAGTAATACAG caaagCGAAAACTTGACCTTCAGGAAGAATCTAACATAAAGAAACCAAAGCGACAGAATAAAAGATCTCAATTCACAG AATCAATGATACTGAGTGATGCGAAAAACATAATGACACATGTTCATGCTAAGCTACAAAACCAAGAGACCACAGATCTTAATGAATTCCTGAT GACCAAAATTAGAGATTTGGAAACRGACAAAAGGGAGCTGGTTGGTGTGTTTGGTAAAACTGGAGCTGGAAAGACCTCATTGATTAATGCAGTCATTGGTGTGAAGAAACTTTTGCCATCTGGAGATGTAGATGCATGTACCTCGGTTATGATCAAAGTGGAGGCAAACGCTCTCAACTCGAATTATGAAGCAGAGATCGAATTCATCAACAAAGAG GAGTGGGAAGATGAGTTAGGGAGCGTAGACCGCTTTCTTGAGGATGACGAAGATCAGGAGAAGCATGACGATGATGAAGAGAACGATGGCTATCATGACCTTATTGAGAAGCTTACAGCACTTTATGGAGaggaatggaaacaaaaatcatcACAGCAGCTCATGGATAACAGATACTTCAGAGAGATTCCAGAGTTTMTTCAGTCCACAAAGAAGATTTTAACTTATGAATCG GCTATAGAGCTATCtgcaaaaatgttgaagtacaccaaacaaggagaagacAAAGATATAAAACGGTGGTACTGGCCTCTTGTGAAGTGTGTCACTGTCAAAGTaccacaaaataattttctccAGCATGTCACTCTTGTGGACCTTCCTGGAAATGGAGACCGTAACAAGAGCCGAGATTCAATGTGGAAAAAG ATTGTTGGAAACTGTTGTACGGTGTGGATCGTATCTGAAATCAACAGAGCAGCATCTGATAGAGAATCCTGGGAGATCCTGAAAAGTGCCAGTAATTTCCTTGGAAACGGTGGCGAGTGYCGATACATTCACTTCATCTGCACCAAGTCTGATGTTTTAGGAGATTTACATGATCS ttcacCAGCTGACGTTCAGGCCTTGATCCTAAATAGAAACTTAAAAGCCAAGGAAGCAGTGGGCAAAGAATTCAACAAGCTAAATAAGATAAAG aaatattttagtaatgAGTGTTTTAAAGTCTTCACAGTGAGCTCTGCAGAGTTTCTGAAACCAAAAAATCTAAAGCTGGAGGACACTG AAATTCCCGAGCTTCAARWATTTTTGCAAAATCTAAACGACTCTCACTCAGTGACACTAAACTACATTTCTGGTGCTCAAGGGATTCTGTCTTTGATTCAAGGRSCCAACTTGAAAAAAGTG GCTGACTGTTACAAAGTTGTGTGTGACGACCTTGAGGCAAACCTGAACTGTCAACTTTATGGAATCAGAGATGAAATGTGTGACATCTACAGCACCTTTATAAAATGTCTTGATGAAGGAGTTGAAACTTCCAAAAGTTCTTGTAAAAATATCCTGAGATTCTTCTTATATCCTACA gGAAAGAGTGAAAGTGCTCAATACTACATCCTGACGAGTGTCGTCAAAAATGGTGGCATCCACAAACcaaaaaaggggaaagaaaTAAATYTCAACATGAAATTAACTTCATTCTTGAGTAAAAGCATCGATGAGGAATTCAGAAAAACCTTCTC cAATGAAGGAAATTATGGCCCATTCAATGGAGTGATCAATAAGTTTTCACTTGACACTGAAAAAYTAAAACCAAAGTACMCGGATGCAGGACTGCAGCTGACCTTTCTCAAGACAGAG GAGGAAAAGATCAagacaaaactgaacaaaatgattcgtgacaacaaaaaagtaatctACATGAGTCTAACAAAAACAGTTGAGGAAATCATGAAAGAGTGCTATGAAG aagcagcagagttTCGAGGAMAGAACACGCTGCAGAACATAAGGCAAACAATTCAGCACCATGTGCACAATTTTCAGAACAGCATGTTTGAGAAAGCCAAAAATGTCATGTTGGATCTTCTCCTCAAACTGatggttt ATGTGTCAACGGAGCTTGGAATGGTTCAGAAACTCTGCGAGGAGCTGAACAGCAGCATGGATGCATAA